One segment of Pleomorphomonas sp. PLEO DNA contains the following:
- a CDS encoding cupin domain-containing protein — MFKTREDEHDYRFGDHGPKYLLRGPLIDIGVVTLQPGQHFSTHKHQHVEENFLTIAGEVHMYVDGELHVLGVGDFLRCEPGEGHHVVNRGDTPWKAVFVKAPYDPKDSVPIAWSPEG, encoded by the coding sequence ATGTTCAAAACTCGAGAAGACGAGCACGACTATCGCTTCGGCGATCATGGCCCCAAATATCTTCTGCGCGGTCCGCTCATCGATATTGGCGTGGTGACGTTGCAGCCCGGCCAGCATTTCTCCACGCACAAGCATCAGCATGTCGAGGAGAACTTCCTGACGATTGCCGGCGAAGTGCACATGTATGTCGACGGGGAATTGCATGTGCTCGGTGTCGGCGATTTCCTGCGCTGCGAGCCAGGGGAAGGTCACCACGTCGTCAATCGAGGCGACACGCCGTGGAAGGCAGTATTCGTCAAGGCGCCTTACGACCCCAAGGACAGTGTGCCGATCGCCTG